From a single Mycosarcoma maydis chromosome 2, whole genome shotgun sequence genomic region:
- a CDS encoding putative 26S proteasome non-atpase regulatory subunit 8 gives MDISTLHKSLVTAFSSADSKPDQVRSLLTKLKIGLTENNLLVPSSSSASSSAELVLAREVLEIGAFYSVRIGDIAAFDRYISLLTPFYDASLPASAHYEPLLGLRLLRLLSSNQISAFHTLIETLPNGLVNGSKFLQHPVSLERWLMEGSYSKVWRLSREAPPQDEYRFFVDLLMDMIRNEIASCEEKAYDSLALHDAATLLFFDNLEQVLGFAQSRGWQVNPKTQVVSFTALNANATSTTSIPKKATIANNLVFAKELESIV, from the exons ATGGACATCAGCACGTtacacaagtcgctggtGACTGCATTTTCCTCGGCTGACTCCAAACCGGACCAAGTACGATCGTTGCTtaccaagctcaagatcgGCTTGACGGAGAACAATCTTCTTGTaccgtcgtcgtcgtcggcttcaTCCAGCGCCGAGCTGGTGTTGGCACGAGAAGTGCTTGAGATCGGAGCTTTCTATTCGGTGCGCATTGGTGATATTGCTGCATTCGATCGATACATTTCGCTCCTCACACCTTTCTACGATGCCTCGTTGCCTGCCTCTGCTCACTACGAACCACTTCTCGGTCTGCGACTACTACGTCTGTTGAGCTCGAACCAGATCTCGGCGTTCCACACGCTCATCGAAACGCTGCCTAATGGACTTGTGAATGGAAGCAAGTTTCTTCAACATCCTGTAAGCCTGGAAAGGTGGTTGATGGAGGGAAGTTACTCGAAAGTGTGGAGGTTGAGCAGAGAGGCTCCACCACAGGACGAGTATCGATTTTTTGTCGATCTGTTAATGGATATGATTCGGAACGAGATCGCTAGCTGCGAGGAGAAGGCGTACGACAGCTTGGCACTGCACGACGCGGCGACGTTGTTGTTCTTTGACAATCTCGAACAGGTCTTGGGCTTTGCTCAGAGC AGGGGATGGCAAGTCAACCCAAAAACCCAAGTCGTTTCGTTCACAGCTCTCAATGCGAATGCCACTTCAACCACAAGCATCCCCAAGAAAGCTACCATTGCAAACAACCTCGTCTTTGCGAAGGAGCTCGAATCGATCGTCTAA